A stretch of the Arthrobacter sp. PAMC 25486 genome encodes the following:
- a CDS encoding low temperature requirement protein A, whose translation MRGRPQEMPAGRQRPAPAAAREPGRVHWMELFFDLVFVAFVGQLAHGIHGDPGWAEYGTFILLFFPAWWAWANIVSVINLLPGLTSRSLGLAMLAAMAASALMAAAAPEAFGERAWAFSLANGGLRILLLVLWLVQHRAHSTEPSWRIWVYNGGTATLWLVAALLPLPAAVVLWALSIAVEVAMVANSNRIGADRSMAGINIEHAGERLGLFVIIVLGESVFSIVTEAAEYWSPAAGLAASLGFVIVALLGWAFFQYGMGTLSAGLEHLQAQGDLTGILATTLFLPFVLIVGVTSLAAGVATAIPAPFEPLPLGAAIAIGCGIALFYATNAAVSLRYGQPPRIVLTWGVPTVVIALGLVPVGATQPAAVVLGLAVVLLILVTAYVEIKARRRTRLP comes from the coding sequence ATGAGGGGAAGACCCCAAGAAATGCCCGCCGGCAGACAGCGTCCGGCACCCGCAGCTGCCCGTGAACCGGGCCGGGTCCACTGGATGGAGCTGTTCTTCGACCTGGTGTTCGTGGCCTTCGTGGGCCAGCTGGCCCATGGCATCCATGGTGATCCCGGCTGGGCGGAATACGGCACCTTCATCCTGCTGTTCTTCCCCGCCTGGTGGGCGTGGGCCAACATCGTCTCCGTCATCAACCTGCTGCCCGGCCTCACCTCACGGTCTCTGGGCCTTGCCATGCTGGCGGCCATGGCGGCCTCCGCACTCATGGCGGCCGCCGCGCCAGAAGCATTTGGCGAGCGGGCCTGGGCGTTTTCGCTTGCCAACGGCGGCCTGCGGATACTGCTGCTGGTGTTGTGGCTGGTCCAGCATCGGGCACATTCCACCGAGCCGTCGTGGCGGATCTGGGTTTACAACGGCGGGACCGCCACCCTCTGGCTCGTGGCCGCGCTCCTGCCGCTGCCGGCCGCCGTCGTGCTGTGGGCGCTGTCCATCGCGGTCGAGGTGGCCATGGTCGCCAACAGCAACCGGATCGGGGCCGACCGCAGCATGGCCGGCATCAACATTGAGCACGCCGGGGAACGACTGGGCCTCTTCGTCATCATTGTGCTCGGCGAATCGGTGTTCAGCATCGTCACGGAGGCCGCCGAATATTGGAGTCCCGCCGCGGGACTGGCGGCGTCCCTTGGCTTCGTGATCGTGGCGCTGCTGGGCTGGGCATTTTTTCAGTACGGGATGGGCACACTGTCCGCCGGGCTCGAACACCTCCAAGCACAAGGGGACCTCACCGGCATCCTGGCGACAACCCTGTTCCTGCCGTTCGTGCTGATTGTTGGGGTCACTTCCCTTGCCGCGGGCGTCGCCACGGCCATTCCCGCACCCTTTGAGCCGCTCCCCCTGGGTGCCGCCATTGCCATTGGCTGCGGTATTGCACTGTTCTACGCCACGAACGCCGCGGTTTCGCTGCGTTATGGACAACCGCCGCGCATCGTCCTGACCTGGGGTGTCCCCACAGTGGTAATTGCGCTGGGACTGGTGCCTGTGGGTGCAACTCAGCCGGCCGCCGTCGTGCTTGGGCTGGCGGTGGTGCTGCTCATCCTGGTCACGGCCTACGTTGAAATCAAGGCTCGACGGCGGACCCGCTTACCTTAG
- a CDS encoding alpha/beta hydrolase: protein MPAGNVRRRPRLRLPLTAAAAILGLLLSACTVVAPDKPAQTLQTSAGPEIVGEVPPELAGFYTQAVTWTSCNGGFQCAEVEVPLDYAKPDKDSIALSVIRLPATGKRLGAMLVNPGGPGGSGVNMVKDGAKSYFSSKLRGAYDVVGFDPRGVQRSAGVACLSDAQMDASRQLDFDLSTDAGFAAAEAETQRQTALCQENSGPDLAFIDTVSSARDMDILRAVVGDSKLSYMGFSYGTKLGATYAGLFPARVGKFSLDGAMDPSLDIDQVSMGQAVGFENALRAWAANCLSGADCPVSGTVDDAMQQIRDLIDVYTAAPQQTPAGRVVTGSEFTGALAFGMYSTDLWDPLTGALIQAFAGDASGMLMLADFSADRDSDGKYNSNTAAAFTAINCLDYPMNSDLAHMREQASLLKKAAPTFGDLLGYSGLSCKSWPFPATGSPAPIAAAGAGPILVVGTTGDPATPYSWAEALATQLDSGVLVTWEGEGHTAYGRANDCLTSVVDNYFVDGKLPAGGTRC, encoded by the coding sequence ATGCCTGCCGGAAATGTACGACGGCGACCCCGCCTCCGCCTGCCCCTCACCGCTGCGGCGGCAATCCTTGGGCTGCTGCTGAGCGCGTGCACGGTGGTGGCGCCGGACAAGCCGGCGCAAACTTTGCAGACGTCCGCCGGCCCGGAGATCGTGGGCGAGGTGCCGCCCGAGCTGGCGGGTTTTTACACGCAGGCGGTGACGTGGACGTCGTGCAATGGCGGGTTCCAGTGCGCCGAGGTTGAGGTTCCGCTGGATTACGCGAAGCCGGACAAGGACTCTATTGCGTTGTCCGTGATCCGGCTGCCGGCCACCGGAAAGCGGCTCGGGGCCATGCTGGTCAATCCCGGCGGGCCGGGCGGATCGGGCGTAAACATGGTCAAGGACGGCGCGAAGTCGTACTTTTCCTCGAAGCTGCGCGGCGCCTACGATGTGGTGGGGTTTGACCCGCGCGGGGTGCAGCGTTCGGCCGGGGTTGCGTGTTTGTCCGACGCACAGATGGATGCGTCCCGGCAGCTGGACTTTGACCTTTCCACGGACGCGGGCTTTGCCGCAGCCGAGGCTGAGACACAGCGTCAGACCGCCTTGTGCCAGGAGAACTCCGGGCCCGACCTGGCGTTCATCGACACCGTCAGCTCCGCCCGGGACATGGATATTCTGCGTGCTGTGGTGGGCGATTCCAAGTTGAGCTATATGGGCTTCTCCTACGGCACCAAGCTGGGGGCCACCTACGCCGGGCTGTTCCCTGCACGCGTGGGCAAGTTCTCCCTGGACGGGGCCATGGACCCCTCCCTCGACATCGACCAAGTTTCGATGGGGCAGGCCGTGGGCTTTGAGAATGCGTTGCGCGCCTGGGCTGCCAACTGCCTTTCTGGCGCTGACTGCCCTGTTTCCGGCACCGTGGACGATGCCATGCAACAGATCCGTGACCTGATTGACGTGTACACGGCCGCCCCGCAGCAAACCCCTGCTGGCCGTGTGGTGACAGGGTCCGAATTCACCGGCGCCCTCGCGTTTGGCATGTACTCCACAGACCTGTGGGACCCCCTGACGGGTGCCTTGATCCAGGCCTTCGCCGGTGACGCCTCCGGCATGTTGATGCTCGCCGATTTCTCCGCCGACCGCGATTCGGACGGGAAGTACAACTCCAACACGGCCGCGGCGTTCACCGCCATCAACTGCCTTGACTACCCCATGAACTCGGATCTGGCACACATGCGCGAGCAGGCTTCATTGCTGAAGAAGGCCGCCCCGACCTTTGGGGACCTGCTGGGCTACTCCGGACTGTCCTGCAAGTCCTGGCCGTTCCCCGCGACAGGTTCGCCGGCGCCGATTGCGGCCGCAGGGGCGGGGCCCATCCTCGTGGTCGGCACCACCGGGGATCCGGCAACTCCGTACTCGTGGGCGGAAGCCTTGGCTACACAACTTGATTCAGGCGTTCTGGTGACATGGGAAGGCGAGGGCCATACCGCCTACGGCCGGGCCAATGACTGCCTGACCTCCGTGGTGGACAACTACTTCGTGGACGGAAAGCTGCCCGCAGGCGGCACACGCTGCTAA
- a CDS encoding DNA polymerase III subunit delta': MSVWVDLQGQDTVVAQLRRAAQSGNPTHAWLLTGPPGSGRSNAALAFAAALVCERPELAARGCGICKACHTTLSGTNADVTFIATEKTTITIEEARDLVRKAHDSPSSSRWRVMIVGDADRMAERTTNVLLKAIEEPPPRTIWILCAPSPADVLVTIRSRCRTLTLRLPPVADVAALLVRRDGIEPELALTAARAAQSHIGIARRLATDAGARERRDATVRLPLTVRDVSTAVLAAASLLELAQAEAASSNEERDAVEKATLLRSLGAPETGTLPPPMRAQVRALEEDQKRRAKRSVTDHLDRALTDLLSFYRDVLVLQLETKGGSAVERASVELVNEPLRPMLTDFSTHSRPETTLARMDAVNAVRRRLTTTNVAPLLALEAMAVSLL; this comes from the coding sequence ATGAGCGTCTGGGTTGACCTCCAGGGCCAGGACACCGTGGTGGCGCAGCTGCGCCGCGCCGCCCAGTCCGGCAACCCCACCCATGCATGGCTGCTGACCGGCCCGCCCGGCTCCGGCCGTTCCAACGCGGCACTGGCCTTCGCAGCAGCACTTGTCTGCGAACGCCCGGAACTGGCGGCCCGCGGCTGCGGCATCTGCAAGGCCTGCCACACCACCCTCAGCGGCACCAACGCGGACGTCACGTTCATCGCCACCGAAAAAACCACCATCACCATTGAAGAAGCACGCGATCTGGTGCGCAAGGCCCACGACAGCCCGTCGTCATCGCGCTGGCGTGTCATGATCGTGGGCGACGCCGACCGCATGGCCGAACGCACCACCAACGTCCTGCTCAAGGCCATCGAGGAACCGCCGCCGCGCACCATCTGGATCCTATGCGCACCCAGCCCCGCGGACGTGCTCGTCACCATCCGTTCGCGCTGCCGCACCCTGACATTGCGCCTGCCCCCGGTTGCCGACGTCGCCGCCCTGCTGGTGCGCCGCGACGGCATCGAACCGGAGCTGGCGTTGACGGCCGCCCGTGCCGCGCAGAGCCACATCGGCATTGCCCGGCGCCTGGCCACCGACGCCGGCGCCCGGGAACGGCGCGACGCCACCGTCCGCCTGCCACTGACCGTCCGCGATGTCAGTACCGCCGTCCTGGCCGCCGCCTCCCTGCTGGAATTGGCACAGGCCGAGGCCGCTTCCTCCAATGAAGAGCGCGACGCCGTCGAGAAAGCGACGCTGCTGCGTTCCCTCGGCGCACCCGAGACCGGGACGCTGCCCCCTCCCATGCGTGCCCAGGTCCGCGCCCTGGAAGAGGACCAGAAGCGCCGCGCCAAGCGTTCGGTGACGGACCATCTGGACCGGGCCCTCACCGACCTCCTTTCCTTCTACCGTGATGTGCTGGTACTGCAACTGGAAACGAAAGGGGGCTCCGCCGTCGAACGTGCCTCGGTGGAGCTGGTCAACGAACCGCTGCGGCCCATGCTCACCGACTTCTCCACCCACTCCCGGCCCGAAACCACCCTGGCGCGCATGGATGCGGTCAATGCGGTGCGGCGCCGGCTCACCACCACCAATGTTGCCCCGCTGCTGGCCCTGGAGGCCATGGCAGTCAGCCTGCTCTAA
- the tmk gene encoding dTMP kinase produces MTDYTAPQPGLFIAFEGGDGAGKSTQAVLLSKALSDAGATVLRTREPGGTPVGEKLRSLVLDHGQGEIDAKTEALIFAAARAAHASQVITPAIERGDVVISDRYADSSIAYQGAGRGLGTEAIVKLNDWATSGLWPDLTVLLDVSPEAGRHRRTAGDAPEDRLESEPDGFHAAIRATFLALAAAHPQRYLVLPAANTVSELAAAIVERVTALLSERAVQASAQGSSARDSPQGSA; encoded by the coding sequence GTGACTGATTACACTGCCCCGCAGCCGGGCCTTTTTATTGCCTTTGAAGGCGGCGACGGTGCGGGAAAATCCACCCAGGCCGTGCTGCTGTCCAAGGCCCTGTCCGACGCCGGAGCCACAGTTTTGCGGACCCGTGAACCAGGCGGGACACCGGTAGGCGAAAAGCTGCGCTCCCTCGTGCTGGACCACGGCCAGGGAGAGATCGACGCCAAAACGGAGGCACTGATTTTTGCCGCCGCCCGGGCCGCCCACGCCAGCCAGGTCATCACCCCGGCCATTGAACGCGGCGACGTTGTCATCAGCGACCGCTACGCAGACTCCTCCATCGCCTACCAAGGTGCCGGCCGTGGACTGGGCACGGAGGCGATCGTGAAACTCAATGACTGGGCCACGAGCGGGCTGTGGCCGGACCTGACCGTGCTCCTTGACGTGTCCCCCGAAGCCGGACGCCACCGCCGCACGGCAGGCGACGCTCCGGAGGACCGCCTGGAATCCGAGCCCGACGGCTTCCACGCCGCCATTCGCGCAACATTCCTTGCCCTGGCCGCGGCGCACCCGCAGCGCTACCTGGTGCTCCCCGCCGCCAACACCGTTTCGGAGCTTGCGGCGGCCATCGTGGAACGCGTCACGGCGCTGCTGTCCGAACGCGCTGTCCAGGCCTCCGCGCAGGGCTCCTCAGCCCGGGATTCACCGCAGGGTTCCGCATGA
- a CDS encoding PLP-dependent aspartate aminotransferase family protein: MTYQPAAHPDQLSPDTIVVAAGRPARGHDAPVNPPIVLSSTYVGTGQVVDGDRAYGRYSNPTWDPLEDALAQLEGATEPALIFSSGLAAVSAALSLIPVGGVLVMPIHSYQGALVMAQEQSAKGLFTLRTVDIANNDGVIAALTGAGEKAADMLWLESPTNPMLEVADMVVLARSAQAVGALVVTDNTFSTPLVQKPLELGSDVVLHSVTKYLAGHSDVILGALVTSNTELRRTLLHHRSIHGAIAGPFEAWLALRGMRTLALRVERSQASALELARRLDMHDGVERVLFPGLPSDPGHVRAKAQMSGFGSILCIEVAGGEEAATALVEALRVWTPATSLGGVESLIERRRRHANEPATVPANLLRLSVGIENVDDLWADLAQAFVQASQTTFSTGL, encoded by the coding sequence ATGACGTACCAGCCAGCCGCGCACCCAGACCAACTCAGCCCCGACACCATTGTTGTGGCGGCAGGACGGCCCGCCCGAGGACACGACGCCCCCGTGAACCCGCCCATTGTGCTCTCCTCAACGTATGTGGGAACCGGGCAGGTTGTTGACGGTGACCGGGCGTACGGGCGCTACTCCAACCCCACCTGGGATCCGTTGGAGGACGCGCTGGCCCAGCTGGAGGGTGCCACGGAGCCGGCCCTGATCTTTAGCTCCGGCCTGGCCGCCGTCTCAGCCGCACTGTCCCTCATCCCTGTTGGCGGCGTGCTGGTCATGCCCATCCACTCGTACCAGGGCGCACTCGTCATGGCGCAGGAGCAGTCGGCCAAGGGGCTGTTCACCCTGCGCACCGTGGACATTGCGAACAACGACGGGGTCATCGCCGCGCTCACGGGGGCGGGGGAGAAAGCCGCGGACATGCTGTGGCTGGAGAGCCCCACCAACCCCATGCTGGAAGTTGCCGACATGGTGGTGCTCGCCCGCTCCGCCCAGGCCGTCGGCGCCCTCGTCGTCACGGACAACACCTTCTCCACGCCGTTGGTGCAGAAGCCGCTCGAGCTGGGGTCCGACGTCGTGCTGCACTCGGTGACCAAGTACCTGGCCGGGCATTCCGACGTCATCCTGGGCGCACTTGTCACCTCCAACACCGAACTGCGCCGCACGCTCCTCCACCACCGCTCCATCCACGGCGCCATCGCCGGCCCGTTCGAGGCCTGGCTCGCCCTGCGCGGCATGCGAACCCTGGCCTTGCGGGTGGAGCGCTCGCAGGCAAGCGCGCTTGAGCTGGCCCGCCGTTTGGATATGCACGACGGCGTTGAGCGGGTTTTGTTCCCCGGCCTGCCTTCCGATCCGGGTCACGTTCGCGCCAAGGCACAGATGAGTGGTTTCGGCTCGATCCTGTGCATCGAGGTTGCCGGCGGCGAAGAGGCGGCCACCGCATTGGTGGAGGCGCTGCGGGTCTGGACGCCGGCCACGTCCCTGGGCGGTGTGGAGTCACTCATTGAGCGCCGCCGTCGCCACGCGAACGAACCGGCAACGGTCCCCGCCAACCTGCTGCGGCTGAGCGTCGGTATCGAGAACGTGGACGACTTGTGGGCGGATCTGGCACAGGCATTTGTGCAGGCTTCACAGACCACATTCAGCACCGGGCTGTAA
- a CDS encoding DUF2516 family protein, whose protein sequence is MTNILNLVDFFVLVALGLLALGMQVWALSDCLRTSPGDFERVYKKTKTFWTALTAGSVFFGFIYVIVPLMSLSVPSMGMGMILSLAGATVAGVYLADVRPVLAEVRGRGRGQQNRGSSW, encoded by the coding sequence GTGACTAACATCTTGAATCTCGTGGACTTCTTTGTACTCGTCGCCCTCGGCCTGTTGGCCTTGGGCATGCAGGTGTGGGCGTTGAGCGACTGCCTGCGCACATCACCCGGGGACTTTGAGCGCGTCTACAAGAAGACCAAGACGTTCTGGACCGCGTTGACGGCAGGTTCTGTCTTCTTTGGCTTCATCTACGTGATTGTCCCGCTGATGTCATTGTCGGTGCCGAGCATGGGCATGGGCATGATCCTCAGCCTGGCCGGTGCCACCGTGGCCGGTGTCTACCTGGCGGATGTCCGCCCCGTACTGGCGGAGGTGCGCGGCCGCGGCCGGGGACAGCAAAACCGCGGCTCCTCCTGGTAA